Proteins found in one Macrobrachium nipponense isolate FS-2020 chromosome 4, ASM1510439v2, whole genome shotgun sequence genomic segment:
- the LOC135211375 gene encoding uncharacterized protein K02A2.6-like, with product MSQYQFTAVWRAGKSLCIPDALSRAPVTSEDMTGCAEVMAHVRSVINATTASQDEDSPTIDADRTLQDMSIAAQADPTYVRLHDCISSGFPTNRYDLHASLSPYWKLREALSTDGNLVLYGARILVPAALRHHTLARLHDSHRGVEATKRRARQTVFWPGIDPDIANTVAACEPCQVLRPSQQQEPLHNDDHPSRPFESVSADFFQVAGKSFLVVADRLSGWPVVVPCKGDTTASSTIRHFCRYFREVGVPLCLRTDGGPQFTSKEFADFTEYWGVHHITLSPHYLQSNGHAEAAVKAVKHLILKTAPTGNIDCEDFDRGLLELRNTPNQSGRSPAQVLYGHPLRTCVPAHPQSFTEDWREKAHDCDRRAAARAAQVQRNYDAHARHLPRLNVGQHVRLQDLTSHRWDTVGIVMGGARSREYEIRLPSGRVLRRNRRFLYPLPSPSQVPNSDLPVVPSPDMEKSSIPSKAPHRSPRLNRPT from the coding sequence ATGTCGCAATATCAATTTACTGCAGTGTGGCGCGCTGGCAAGTCTCTATGCATCCCAGATGCACTTTCTCGTGCACCAGTCACCTCTGAGGATATGACTGGCTGTGCTGAGGTAATGGcacatgtcagatctgtcatcaacGCTACAACAGCTTCCCAGGACGAGGATTCCCCAACCATTGATGCCGACCGGACCCTACAGGACATGTCGATAGCAGCACAGGCCGACCCCACCTACGTTCGCCTTCACGATTGCATCAGTTCTGGGTTTCCCACGAATCGGTACGACTTACATGCATCGTTATCACCGTACTGGAAGCTGCGAGAAGCCCTCTCTACTGATGGCAACCTTGTGCTCTACGGGGCAAGAATACTAGTTCCTGCAGCTCTACGTCACCACACACTCGCCAGACTCCATGATAGTCACCGTGGTGTCGAGGCTACCAAACGTCGGGCTCGACAAACCGTCTTCTGGCCTGGGATAGACCCGGACATCGCCAACACCGTCGCTGCCTGCGAGCCGTGCCAAGTCCTGCGTCCCAGCCAACAACAGGAGCCTCTCCACAACGACGACCATCCATCCAGGCCCTTTGAGTCGGTATCGGCGGACTTCTTCCAGGTAGCTGGGAAGTCCTTTCTTGTAGTCGCCGACCGCCTCTCTggctggcctgtggttgtccCTTGCAAGGGTGACACTACTGCCTCCTCGACCATACGGCACTTCTGCCGCTACTTCAGAGAGGTGGGTGTTCCCTTATGCCTGCGCACCGATGGAGGACCTCAGTTTACCAGCAAAGAATTCGCCGACTTCACAGAATATTGGGGTGTACACCACATCACCTTGTCGCCACATTACCTACAGTCTAATGGACACGCTGAGGCCGCCGTCAAGGCTGTCAAGCACTTGATCCTCAAAACAGCCCCTACAGGAAACATTGACTGTGAGGATTTCGATCGTGGTCTCCTTGAGTTGAGAAACACACCCAACCAGTCTGGTCGCTCTCCTGCCCAGGTACTGTATGGTCACCCTCTCCGTACATGTGTGCCTGCCCATCCTCAGTCTTTCACAGAAGATTGGCGGGAAAAGGCCCATGACTGTGACCGCCGAGCCGCTGCCAGAGCTGCTCAGGTGCAGCGCAACTATGACGCCCACGCCCGCCACCTGCCCAGGCTTAATGTGGGCCAACATGTCCGCCTCCAGGACCTGACATCCCACCGATGGGACACAGTTGGGATTGTCATGGGTGGTGCACGATCACGCGAGTACGAGATCCGTCTCCCAAGTGGTCGAGTGTTACGTCGGAACCGTCGCTTCCTATATCCACTGCCCAGCCCCAGTCAAGTTCCCAACTCTGATCTCCCTGTGGTCCCTAGCCCAGACATGGAAAAGTCATCAATTCCCTCCAAAGCCCCTCACAGGTCCCCaagattgaacaggcctacataa